One Pullulanibacillus sp. KACC 23026 DNA segment encodes these proteins:
- a CDS encoding sugar ABC transporter permease, translated as MGLANYLTAWQDKSFWISVYRVAYYGVVQVTIMLVLALILALFLDSPFVKSKGLFRVIYFLPYAVPGVIAAIMWGFLYSPDLNPILQIFGVFTGGKPLNLLNSGTVLYGIMNMATWAWTGYNMTIYFASLTSIPLDLYDAAKIDGCNEFQTAWHIKLPLLRQVIIMTTVLSIIGSLQLFNEPFVLSSLTSIPANFTPNMDIYNMAFAYGNFTYSATLSITLVLITFIASLLFMWATSERKKSKSKKIKNTVINDKRLGTSTLSYHAKGEKSL; from the coding sequence GTGGGTTTAGCCAATTACTTGACCGCTTGGCAGGACAAAAGCTTTTGGATATCCGTTTACCGTGTGGCTTACTATGGTGTGGTACAAGTGACGATCATGCTCGTGTTAGCCTTAATTTTGGCCTTATTCTTGGATAGCCCTTTTGTCAAAAGTAAAGGACTTTTTCGAGTGATTTATTTCTTGCCTTACGCCGTTCCAGGGGTTATTGCAGCGATCATGTGGGGTTTCTTGTATTCACCTGACCTTAACCCGATCTTGCAAATTTTCGGAGTTTTTACAGGGGGAAAGCCGCTTAACTTATTGAATTCAGGTACCGTTTTATACGGGATTATGAACATGGCAACATGGGCGTGGACCGGTTACAATATGACCATTTATTTTGCTAGTCTTACTTCGATCCCTTTAGATTTGTATGATGCGGCAAAGATTGATGGATGTAATGAATTTCAAACTGCCTGGCATATCAAATTGCCGCTTTTGAGACAAGTAATCATTATGACAACCGTTTTGTCTATCATTGGATCACTCCAATTATTTAATGAACCATTCGTTCTTTCGTCTTTGACAAGTATTCCTGCAAACTTCACCCCGAATATGGATATTTATAATATGGCATTTGCCTATGGAAACTTCACCTACTCGGCAACCTTATCAATTACCTTGGTATTGATTACCTTTATAGCTTCCTTATTGTTTATGTGGGCAACCTCGGAGCGTAAGAAATCAAAATCAAAGAAAATAAAAAATACAGTTATCAATGATAAAAGATTGGGTACCTCGACATTATCCTATCATGCAAAAGGAGAGAAGTCGTTATGA
- a CDS encoding carbohydrate ABC transporter permease — MSLTSKSHATTSLQRRNHKSSKDRVKTSLSMILIIVMAAYFLFPLYWLIVAMTKSTNQLFNTSMLAFPAHLNLWANLKWLNSYQNGMFWRWVLNSIIYAVGAGVLGTLVSAMAGYALSKYNFKLKNTLSVAILGSLMIPGAALAIPVFLMVKSLGLINTYAGVILPMIVNPFGVYFMMVFIKESMPGELIDSGRVDGANDYKIFFRIALPIIRPGLVTLFLISFIGAWNNFFLPLVLLNKTSFYPLTVGLQIWTANLNSAGTGQPLYPLILIGSFLSILPMLILFPILRKHIVSGIAMGGVKA; from the coding sequence ATGAGCCTAACCTCAAAATCACACGCAACGACCAGCTTGCAGCGAAGAAATCATAAGAGTTCAAAAGATAGAGTTAAGACTTCATTATCTATGATTCTCATTATTGTCATGGCGGCTTACTTTTTGTTCCCTTTGTATTGGCTTATTGTGGCGATGACGAAAAGTACTAATCAATTATTTAATACATCGATGCTTGCCTTCCCAGCTCATTTAAATCTTTGGGCAAACTTAAAATGGTTAAATTCCTATCAAAATGGCATGTTTTGGCGGTGGGTTTTGAATTCTATCATCTATGCCGTTGGGGCTGGTGTACTTGGAACCTTAGTCAGTGCCATGGCAGGATATGCGCTCTCCAAATATAATTTTAAACTTAAAAATACCTTATCTGTTGCTATACTAGGATCTTTAATGATTCCTGGGGCTGCACTTGCCATCCCTGTTTTCTTGATGGTTAAATCACTTGGTCTGATCAACACTTATGCTGGAGTTATCTTACCGATGATTGTTAACCCTTTTGGCGTGTACTTTATGATGGTTTTCATTAAAGAATCAATGCCAGGTGAACTCATTGATTCTGGGAGAGTAGATGGGGCTAATGATTATAAAATCTTTTTCCGTATTGCGTTGCCGATTATTCGTCCAGGTTTGGTCACACTCTTTTTAATCTCCTTTATTGGGGCATGGAATAACTTCTTCTTACCTTTAGTTCTCTTAAATAAAACGAGCTTTTATCCTTTGACGGTGGGGCTGCAAATTTGGACAGCTAACCTAAATTCAGCGGGCACTGGCCAACCGTTATATCCACTCATCCTAATTGGTTCATTCCTATCCATATTGCCAATGCTGATCTTGTTCCCAATTCTTCGAAAACATATTGTTTCGGGAATTGCAATGGGAGGGGTTAAAGCTTAA
- a CDS encoding Gfo/Idh/MocA family oxidoreductase has protein sequence MKKIRWGIIGSAGIAKRSVIPGIQQSETGEVVAIASRTLEKAQQTAKELSIPKAYGSYEDLLADPSIDSVYIPLPNHLHKEWTIRAAKAGKHVLCEKPLALNAVEAQEMVQACEEANVVFAEAFMYRYHPRYKMIKEVIDSGEIGEIRGIYANFTFNNAGDSSNVRYKKEWGGGSLYDVGVYPISAARMLLGEEPQAATAHALFSEQHGDVDMMASGILEFNHGVALTFDCGMWAAGRNVLEVLGTEGRIEVPSAFVVELNEKDNFYVSTREGKREVEVPKVNQYALQADAIGRRILSGEPLPFPPQDAVLNMKVLDACLTSAREHRRVVIE, from the coding sequence ATGAAAAAGATACGTTGGGGAATAATCGGAAGTGCTGGCATTGCCAAACGCTCTGTTATTCCTGGTATTCAGCAATCAGAAACAGGGGAAGTCGTTGCCATTGCCAGTCGGACATTAGAAAAAGCACAGCAAACGGCAAAGGAATTGTCTATACCAAAAGCATACGGCAGTTATGAAGACCTCCTTGCCGACCCTTCAATTGATAGCGTATACATACCACTTCCTAATCATTTGCATAAGGAGTGGACCATTCGAGCTGCCAAAGCGGGGAAACATGTTTTGTGTGAAAAACCTTTGGCGTTGAATGCAGTAGAAGCTCAAGAAATGGTTCAGGCATGCGAAGAGGCAAATGTTGTTTTTGCCGAAGCCTTTATGTATCGTTATCATCCTCGTTATAAGATGATTAAAGAAGTGATCGATTCAGGTGAGATCGGAGAAATTCGTGGGATCTATGCCAATTTCACATTCAACAATGCGGGTGATTCAAGCAATGTCCGTTATAAGAAAGAATGGGGCGGGGGCTCTTTGTATGATGTGGGAGTTTACCCAATCAGTGCCGCTCGGATGTTACTAGGAGAAGAACCACAAGCGGCAACCGCTCATGCGCTCTTTTCTGAACAGCATGGGGATGTGGATATGATGGCCTCGGGTATTCTTGAATTTAATCACGGGGTTGCCTTGACCTTTGATTGCGGAATGTGGGCAGCCGGGAGAAATGTTCTAGAAGTATTGGGAACAGAAGGCAGAATTGAAGTTCCTTCTGCCTTTGTTGTCGAGCTAAATGAAAAGGATAATTTCTACGTCTCTACTCGAGAAGGTAAAAGAGAAGTCGAGGTACCAAAAGTTAATCAATATGCTTTGCAAGCCGATGCGATCGGAAGACGGATTCTTTCTGGTGAGCCTCTTCCTTTTCCACCTCAAGATGCTGTTTTAAATATGAAAGTTCTTGATGCTTGTCTCACTTCGGCAAGGGAACATCGACGTGTTGTAATAGAATAG
- a CDS encoding aldo/keto reductase, translating to MKTIKIKGLDKPVTTLIQGSDYFRPSNYETVRTVLDRFFDIGGNTIDTAHVYCGGESEVAIGQWLKERNNREDVVILTKGAHHDQNGPRVNPEAISSDLLTSLERLGTDYIDLYALHRDDPNVPVEVIIDALNEHIEAGRIKAIGGSNWTVERLQEANDYAERNGLVGFTFNSPNLSLAKAQEPYWEGCISADAAYCKWHKEQQMPLLSWSSQARGFFTGRFTPEDRSNADLVRVFYNDDNWERLRRAEQLAKEKNVSPIQIALAYVLNQSFPTCALIGAQNEEELLSCNEGANIVLTEEELNWLEQV from the coding sequence ATGAAAACGATTAAAATAAAAGGTTTGGATAAGCCGGTTACGACACTCATTCAGGGCTCTGATTATTTTAGACCGAGTAACTATGAAACGGTTAGAACGGTTTTGGATCGTTTTTTTGACATAGGTGGTAATACGATCGATACCGCCCATGTCTATTGCGGTGGTGAGAGTGAAGTCGCAATCGGTCAATGGCTGAAAGAGCGGAATAATCGTGAGGATGTGGTTATTCTTACAAAGGGGGCTCACCATGATCAAAACGGGCCCCGCGTTAATCCAGAGGCCATCTCAAGTGATTTATTAACGAGCTTAGAGAGACTCGGAACGGATTATATTGATTTATATGCGCTCCACCGGGATGATCCTAATGTTCCGGTAGAAGTCATCATTGATGCTTTAAATGAACATATTGAAGCTGGGAGGATTAAGGCAATTGGCGGCTCCAACTGGACAGTCGAGCGTTTGCAAGAAGCGAACGACTATGCGGAGAGGAATGGTCTGGTTGGTTTTACATTTAATAGTCCAAACCTCAGTTTAGCTAAGGCTCAAGAACCTTATTGGGAGGGCTGTATCTCTGCCGATGCCGCGTATTGCAAGTGGCATAAAGAACAACAAATGCCGCTGCTTTCTTGGTCTTCCCAAGCACGCGGGTTCTTTACAGGACGGTTTACTCCTGAAGACCGCAGCAATGCGGACCTTGTCCGGGTTTTTTACAATGATGACAATTGGGAAAGACTGCGCCGTGCGGAACAATTAGCAAAGGAAAAAAACGTGAGCCCGATTCAGATTGCTTTAGCGTATGTACTGAACCAATCGTTCCCAACCTGCGCTCTCATTGGTGCTCAAAATGAAGAAGAGCTATTGTCTTGTAACGAAGGGGCAAACATCGTGTTAACAGAAGAAGAGTTAAATTGGCTCGAACAGGTGTAA
- a CDS encoding PAS domain S-box protein, translating to MTQLEQDYKERNELLKEIKRLKIENDALKYMAKKERRYINYKQVINKITDAIYFFKVEEGRSGHFIEVNECAHARLGYTREEILNMSPLEIDIMSEEQIMLVYEKISKRKQISFESYHVCKDGTHLPVEIKLHKIDIRNEEYIVAVCRDISDRKESEKVINNAKEQYEKLVESSTNGVAVVQDGIIVFTNQTLVKMLGVTCKEALLEKSLIQFLDSSSQQDYSLLTKQGQTHEKLSCTWKKLDGSDLYTEVITIPTNFDEKPSNQLIIQDVSERKQNEQMMLQAEKMNVVGQLAAGIAHEIRNPLTSLKGFVQLFRSDSVPNELFLSIMESELERINVISNEFLTLAKPYNLDFFPVDLKMTLSSVISLLETEAFKQSVTIISQIKSDDLVVNGISTELKQVLINLMKNAIEATLDGGNLYIQAEKREDFIEITIKDEGIGMTTDQLKRLGEPFYTTKELGTGLGLMVTYKIIQNHFGKIKVQSKRNEGTIVTVKLPAAE from the coding sequence ATGACGCAACTGGAGCAAGATTATAAAGAAAGAAATGAATTGCTCAAAGAGATTAAAAGGCTGAAAATAGAAAATGATGCGTTAAAGTATATGGCGAAAAAAGAGAGACGCTATATTAACTATAAACAAGTCATTAATAAAATTACAGATGCCATCTATTTTTTTAAAGTTGAGGAGGGGCGTTCCGGGCATTTTATAGAGGTTAATGAATGCGCCCATGCCCGATTAGGTTATACGCGTGAAGAAATTCTGAACATGTCTCCGCTTGAGATCGACATCATGTCAGAAGAACAAATCATGTTAGTCTATGAAAAAATATCAAAACGGAAGCAGATTTCCTTTGAAAGTTATCATGTTTGTAAAGACGGCACTCATCTTCCGGTTGAAATAAAATTGCACAAAATTGATATTAGAAATGAAGAATATATTGTGGCCGTTTGCCGGGATATTTCGGATCGTAAGGAATCTGAAAAAGTCATCAATAATGCAAAAGAGCAATATGAAAAATTGGTTGAGTCCTCAACAAATGGTGTTGCTGTGGTGCAAGATGGCATTATCGTTTTTACCAATCAGACGTTAGTCAAAATGCTTGGAGTAACGTGTAAAGAAGCGCTTTTAGAAAAGTCTCTCATTCAGTTTTTGGATAGCTCCTCTCAACAGGACTATTCCTTACTCACGAAACAAGGACAGACCCATGAAAAACTTTCTTGTACATGGAAAAAGCTAGACGGTTCGGACCTATACACAGAAGTTATTACCATTCCAACTAACTTTGATGAAAAACCATCCAATCAACTCATTATTCAAGATGTATCGGAGAGAAAACAAAATGAACAAATGATGCTCCAAGCAGAGAAAATGAATGTGGTAGGGCAGCTTGCGGCCGGCATTGCTCATGAGATCCGCAACCCTTTGACTTCTTTAAAGGGCTTTGTGCAGCTTTTTCGTTCGGATTCGGTTCCAAATGAATTATTTCTTAGCATTATGGAAAGTGAACTAGAGAGAATTAATGTGATATCGAATGAATTTCTCACCTTGGCTAAACCTTATAACCTCGATTTTTTTCCAGTTGATCTCAAGATGACTTTGAGCAGTGTTATAAGCCTATTGGAGACCGAGGCTTTTAAACAATCTGTTACGATAATTTCTCAAATTAAATCGGATGATCTAGTCGTAAACGGCATTAGTACCGAACTTAAACAAGTGCTTATTAACCTGATGAAAAATGCCATTGAAGCAACTCTTGATGGGGGAAATCTCTATATCCAGGCGGAAAAACGTGAAGACTTTATCGAGATCACGATAAAAGACGAAGGCATCGGGATGACAACAGATCAGTTAAAACGACTAGGGGAACCTTTTTACACAACAAAGGAACTCGGAACAGGTCTTGGTCTAATGGTCACTTATAAAATTATCCAAAATCATTTTGGAAAAATAAAAGTGCAAAGTAAAAGAAATGAAGGAACGATTGTTACCGTTAAATTACCCGCTGCCGAATAG